In Streptomyces dangxiongensis, one DNA window encodes the following:
- a CDS encoding demethylmenaquinone methyltransferase, with the protein MTRASLNKQPHEVASMFDDVAERYDLTNDVLSLGQDRRWRREVAKAVDARPAQKVLDLAAGTATSSLPFARTGAYVVPCDFSTGMLQVGKRRHAWLPFTAGDATRLPFKDDTFDAVTISFGLRNVQDTDAALREMYRVTRPGGRVVICEFSHPTWAPFRTVYTEYLMRALPPAARAVSSNPDAYVYLAESIRAWPDQPALAGRLRGAGWSKVAWRNLTGGVVALHRGFKEA; encoded by the coding sequence GTGACCCGCGCCTCCCTGAACAAGCAGCCGCACGAAGTCGCCTCGATGTTCGACGACGTGGCGGAACGGTACGACCTGACGAACGACGTGCTGTCGCTCGGCCAGGACCGGCGCTGGCGCCGGGAGGTGGCGAAGGCGGTCGACGCGCGCCCCGCGCAGAAGGTCCTGGACCTCGCCGCCGGCACGGCCACCTCCTCGCTGCCCTTCGCGCGGACGGGCGCGTACGTCGTCCCCTGCGACTTCTCGACCGGCATGCTCCAGGTCGGCAAGCGCAGGCACGCCTGGCTGCCGTTCACCGCGGGCGACGCGACGAGACTGCCCTTCAAGGACGACACCTTCGACGCCGTGACGATCTCCTTCGGCCTGCGCAACGTCCAGGACACGGACGCCGCCCTGCGGGAGATGTACCGGGTCACCCGGCCCGGCGGACGCGTCGTGATCTGCGAGTTCTCGCACCCGACCTGGGCGCCCTTCCGGACCGTCTACACCGAGTACCTGATGCGGGCGCTGCCGCCGGCCGCGCGCGCGGTCTCCTCCAACCCCGACGCCTACGTCTACCTCGCCGAGTCGATCCGGGCCTGGCCCGACCAGCCCGCCCTCGCCGGACGACTGCGCGGCGCCGGCTGGTCGAAGGTGGCGTGGCGCAACCTCACCGGCGGTGTCGTCGCGCTGCACCGGGGCTTCAAGGAGGCCTGA
- a CDS encoding amidohydrolase family protein codes for MLTLHTADLLVTGDPRRAPLPRGALLADGRTIAAVGPYDELAAAHPAARVRRWPGLLTPGLLNPYGPELLERTYHPDPREADALGGEPLTGETALAALGMTDARWGASARRGVQRMLAHGTVAVAGPLRRPAVADAVRRAGMTSRERAAEPPGPPSLDPLAGRRPLAEAVLAPLLPYEGRAATFAVFDVPDETALAGRGAAACVATVIEGRLLYRRR; via the coding sequence GTGCTGACCCTTCACACCGCGGACCTCCTCGTCACCGGCGACCCGCGACGCGCCCCGCTGCCCCGGGGCGCGCTCCTCGCCGACGGCCGGACGATCGCGGCCGTCGGCCCGTACGACGAGCTGGCCGCCGCACACCCGGCCGCGCGCGTACGCCGCTGGCCGGGCCTCCTCACGCCCGGCCTGCTCAACCCGTACGGGCCCGAACTGCTGGAGCGGACCTACCATCCCGACCCGCGCGAGGCCGACGCGCTCGGCGGTGAGCCGCTCACCGGCGAAACGGCCCTGGCCGCCCTCGGCATGACCGACGCGCGGTGGGGTGCGAGCGCCCGGCGCGGGGTGCAGCGGATGCTCGCCCACGGCACCGTGGCCGTGGCGGGGCCGCTGCGGCGCCCGGCCGTGGCGGACGCCGTACGCCGGGCGGGGATGACGAGCCGGGAGCGGGCCGCCGAGCCGCCGGGCCCGCCGTCCCTCGACCCGCTGGCCGGGCGGCGCCCCCTCGCCGAGGCGGTCCTCGCGCCCCTCCTGCCGTACGAGGGCAGGGCCGCCACCTTCGCCGTGTTCGACGTGCCCGACGAGACCGCCCTCGCCGGCCGCGGGGCCGCCGCCTGCGTGGCGACCGTCATCGAGGGCCGGTTGCTGTACCGCCGCCGCTGA
- the mqnC gene encoding cyclic dehypoxanthinyl futalosine synthase, with product MTEKADLQSVLDRAAAGGRITPEEALELYRDAPLHALGAAADAVRRRMYAGTEHIATYIIERNINYTNVCVTACKFCAFYAAPKDTAKGWTRDLDDILRRCAETIELGGTQIMFQGGHHPDYGVEYYEKHFKAIKDAFPQLVIHSLGASEVEHMARISGVLVEEAITRIHEAGLDSFAGAGAELLPARPRKAIAPLKESGERWLEIMETAHRLGVESTSTMLMGTGETNAERIEHLRMIRDVQDRTGGFRAFIPYTYQPENNHLKGRTQATLFEYLRMIAIARLFLDNVRHIQGSWLTTGKEVGQLSLHYGADDLGSIMLEENVVSSAGARHRSNRLEIIDLIRKAGRVPAQRATTYEHLVVHDDPANDPADDRVASHISSTAIEGGTAHPELKLLASN from the coding sequence GTGACCGAGAAGGCCGACCTCCAGTCCGTCCTCGACCGTGCCGCCGCCGGTGGGCGGATCACCCCCGAAGAGGCGCTGGAGCTGTACCGCGACGCGCCCCTGCACGCCCTCGGCGCCGCCGCCGACGCGGTGCGCCGCCGTATGTACGCCGGCACCGAGCACATCGCCACGTACATCATCGAGCGGAACATCAACTACACGAACGTGTGCGTCACGGCGTGCAAGTTCTGCGCCTTCTACGCGGCCCCCAAGGACACCGCCAAGGGCTGGACCCGCGACCTCGACGACATCCTGCGCCGCTGCGCGGAGACCATCGAACTCGGCGGCACCCAGATCATGTTCCAGGGCGGCCACCACCCGGACTACGGCGTGGAGTACTACGAGAAGCACTTCAAGGCCATCAAGGACGCCTTCCCGCAGCTCGTGATCCACTCGCTGGGCGCGTCCGAGGTCGAGCACATGGCCCGGATCTCCGGCGTCTTGGTCGAGGAGGCCATCACCCGGATCCACGAGGCCGGTCTCGACTCCTTCGCGGGCGCCGGCGCGGAACTCCTGCCCGCACGGCCGCGCAAGGCCATCGCCCCGCTCAAGGAGAGCGGCGAGCGCTGGCTGGAGATCATGGAGACCGCGCACCGGCTGGGCGTGGAGTCGACGTCGACGATGCTCATGGGCACCGGCGAGACCAACGCCGAGCGCATCGAGCACCTGCGGATGATCCGTGACGTGCAGGACCGCACCGGCGGCTTCCGCGCGTTCATCCCGTACACCTACCAGCCCGAGAACAACCACCTGAAGGGCCGCACGCAGGCGACGCTCTTCGAGTACCTGCGGATGATCGCGATCGCCCGCCTCTTCCTGGACAACGTCCGGCACATCCAGGGCTCCTGGCTCACCACCGGCAAGGAGGTCGGCCAGCTTTCCCTGCACTACGGCGCGGACGACCTCGGCTCGATCATGCTGGAGGAGAACGTGGTCTCCTCGGCCGGCGCCAGGCACCGCTCCAACCGCCTGGAGATCATCGACCTGATCCGGAAGGCCGGGCGGGTGCCGGCCCAGCGCGCCACCACCTACGAGCACCTCGTCGTCCACGACGACCCGGCGAACGACCCCGCCGACGACCGCGTGGCCTCCCACATCTCCTCCACGGCCATCGAGGGCGGCACCGCCCACCCCGAGCTGAAGCTGCTGGCCTCCAACTGA
- a CDS encoding prepilin peptidase, which translates to MTTGALALVAGVWGALAGTLLPRAAYRFAVPPGAPWRTHCPTGHPVRGWLGPARCAACGPDGGAYAGADGRGDAASGAGGGPYADAGLSGNAAGASRRAPSAPLLAAVTALVCAALAAATGTRPELAVWLLLAPVGVLLAAVDLRVRRLPDPLTLPLAATALALLGLAALLPEHAGRWPTALYGALALGAGYFVLYLINPAGMGFGDVKLAVGAGAVLGWYGWPTVLLGAFAGFLLGALYGGALVLARRADRRTAVPFGPFLLAGVLTGVLIGAYAA; encoded by the coding sequence CTGACCACGGGGGCGCTGGCGCTCGTCGCCGGGGTGTGGGGCGCGCTGGCGGGCACGCTGCTGCCCCGCGCCGCCTACCGCTTCGCCGTCCCGCCCGGCGCCCCCTGGCGCACCCACTGCCCCACCGGCCACCCCGTCCGAGGCTGGCTGGGCCCCGCGCGGTGCGCCGCATGCGGGCCGGACGGTGGGGCGTACGCCGGTGCGGACGGGCGCGGTGACGCGGCGAGTGGCGCGGGCGGTGGGCCGTACGCCGATGCCGGGCTCTCGGGGAACGCGGCGGGCGCCTCCCGCCGCGCCCCCTCCGCCCCCCTCCTCGCCGCCGTCACCGCCCTCGTCTGTGCCGCCCTCGCCGCCGCCACCGGCACCCGGCCCGAACTGGCGGTCTGGCTGCTGCTCGCGCCCGTCGGCGTCCTGCTGGCCGCCGTCGACCTGCGGGTGCGACGGCTGCCCGACCCGCTGACCCTGCCGCTCGCCGCCACCGCTCTCGCCCTGCTCGGCCTCGCCGCCCTGCTCCCCGAGCACGCCGGCCGCTGGCCCACCGCCCTCTACGGCGCCCTCGCGCTCGGCGCCGGCTACTTCGTGCTGTACCTGATCAACCCCGCCGGCATGGGCTTCGGCGACGTGAAACTGGCCGTGGGGGCGGGCGCCGTACTCGGCTGGTACGGCTGGCCCACCGTGCTGCTCGGCGCCTTCGCCGGATTCCTCCTCGGCGCCCTCTACGGCGGCGCGCTCGTCCTGGCCCGGCGCGCCGACCGCAGGACCGCCGTACCGTTCGGCCCGTTCCTCCTGGCCGGCGTCCTCACCGGAGTGCTGATCGGCGCGTACGCGGCCTGA
- a CDS encoding menaquinone biosynthetic enzyme MqnA/MqnD family protein, with translation MDKSRTRPRVGHIQFLNCLPLYWGLARTGTLLDFDLTKDTPEKLSERLVRGELDIGPVTLVEFLKHADQLVAFPDIAVGCDGPVMSCVIVSQVPLDRLDGARVALGSTSRTSVRLAQLLLAERYGVEPEYYTCPPDLSLMMQEAEAAVLIGDAALRANLLDGPRYGLEVHDLGALWKEWTGLPFVFAVWAARRDYLEREPFITHRVHEAFLESRNLSLEEVGKVAEQAARWEAFDEATLAQYFTTLDFSFGAPQLAAVAEFARRVGPTTGFPADVKVELLKP, from the coding sequence GTGGACAAATCTCGCACCCGGCCGCGCGTCGGCCACATCCAGTTCCTGAACTGCCTGCCCCTCTACTGGGGGCTCGCGAGAACCGGCACGCTCCTCGACTTCGACCTGACGAAGGACACGCCGGAGAAGCTCAGCGAACGGCTCGTGCGCGGGGAACTCGACATCGGCCCCGTCACCCTGGTCGAGTTCCTCAAGCACGCCGACCAACTGGTCGCCTTCCCCGACATCGCCGTCGGCTGCGACGGCCCGGTGATGTCCTGCGTGATCGTCTCCCAGGTCCCGCTGGACCGGCTGGACGGCGCCCGCGTCGCCCTCGGTTCGACCTCACGCACCTCCGTCCGGCTCGCGCAGCTACTGCTCGCCGAGCGGTACGGCGTCGAGCCCGAGTACTACACCTGCCCGCCCGACCTCAGCCTGATGATGCAGGAGGCCGAGGCCGCCGTCCTCATCGGCGACGCCGCCCTGCGCGCCAACCTCCTCGACGGCCCCCGCTACGGCCTGGAGGTGCACGACCTCGGCGCGCTGTGGAAGGAGTGGACCGGCCTGCCGTTCGTCTTCGCGGTGTGGGCGGCCCGCCGGGACTACCTGGAGCGCGAGCCGTTCATCACCCACCGGGTCCACGAGGCCTTCCTCGAATCCCGCAACCTCTCCCTGGAAGAGGTCGGCAAGGTCGCCGAACAGGCCGCCCGCTGGGAGGCCTTCGACGAGGCGACCCTCGCCCAGTACTTCACCACCCTCGACTTCAGCTTCGGCGCCCCGCAGTTGGCGGCCGTCGCCGAGTTCGCCCGCCGGGTCGGCCCCACGACGGGCTTCCCCGCCGATGTGAAGGTCGAGCTGCTCAAGCCGTAG
- a CDS encoding cold-shock protein → MATGTVKWFNAEKGFGFIAQEGGGPDVFVHYSAINAQGFRSLEENQAVSFDVTQGPKGPQAENVTPV, encoded by the coding sequence ATGGCTACCGGAACCGTGAAGTGGTTCAACGCCGAAAAGGGCTTTGGCTTCATCGCCCAGGAGGGCGGCGGCCCCGACGTCTTCGTCCACTACTCCGCGATCAACGCGCAGGGTTTCCGTTCGCTGGAGGAGAACCAGGCGGTCTCCTTCGACGTGACGCAGGGCCCGAAGGGTCCGCAGGCGGAGAACGTAACCCCCGTCTGA
- a CDS encoding serine/threonine-protein kinase has translation MNHATEDFQPLQADDPPVVGGYRLAARLGAGGMGRVYLSHTRGGRPVAIKVVRPELADDPGFRRRFGREISAARRVRGAYTAELIDADADGTPPWLATLYVPGPSLTEAVARRGPLPVPAVLWLMAGVAEALQAIHGAGIVHRDLKPSNVLLAADGPRVIDFGIALAADGTAYTATGGAIGTPSFMAPEQASGGEVTAATDVFALGQTAAFAALGRPLYGDGPAVNILYRIVHSRPDLSVLPEPLRPLLARCLDADPAQRATTAEILQWCRRRLGTDADAGGGPAVWRDVTGPEVMIPAPVPEPTAVSTLPLTGGPQPAPGQRKARGRRTALITAAAVVAGALTLTGLVWAVRDAVADRYGSGTVAADESGSGPWSTADSIESTRPSSSVSPKSPPGRPSGAKGDGGAAVSAPVAHSYPLRNLTRKNSLSLADPDAGPDGRKGDLRFDCEMTGCELESGTSVLVQMFGAHGTTLDQCRVVLKNARSHRLPLAGASAGSEICIKHPSGDIALFVIQTKSTAIPESGFVQGDLTVWRAS, from the coding sequence ATGAACCATGCGACGGAGGATTTCCAGCCACTTCAGGCGGACGACCCGCCGGTGGTGGGGGGTTACCGGCTCGCCGCGAGGCTCGGCGCGGGCGGTATGGGCCGGGTCTACCTGTCGCACACCCGGGGCGGCCGACCCGTGGCGATCAAGGTCGTACGGCCGGAGCTGGCCGACGACCCGGGGTTCCGGCGGCGGTTCGGCAGGGAGATCAGTGCGGCCCGGCGGGTGCGGGGCGCGTACACGGCCGAGCTGATCGACGCGGACGCGGACGGCACGCCCCCCTGGCTGGCCACGCTCTATGTGCCGGGGCCGTCCCTGACGGAGGCCGTGGCCCGGCGCGGCCCGCTGCCCGTACCGGCGGTGCTGTGGCTGATGGCGGGGGTGGCGGAGGCGCTCCAGGCGATCCATGGCGCGGGGATCGTGCACCGGGACCTGAAGCCGTCGAACGTGCTGCTGGCCGCCGACGGGCCGCGGGTGATCGACTTCGGTATCGCGTTGGCCGCGGACGGGACGGCGTACACGGCTACGGGAGGCGCGATCGGCACGCCGTCGTTCATGGCCCCGGAGCAGGCGTCCGGGGGAGAGGTCACGGCGGCGACCGATGTCTTCGCGCTCGGGCAGACCGCGGCGTTCGCTGCGTTGGGCAGGCCGCTGTACGGCGACGGCCCGGCGGTCAACATCCTGTATCGGATCGTGCACTCACGACCCGACCTGTCCGTGCTGCCGGAGCCGCTGCGTCCGCTGCTCGCCCGGTGCCTGGACGCCGATCCGGCGCAACGCGCCACGACGGCGGAGATCCTTCAGTGGTGCCGGCGGCGGCTGGGCACGGACGCCGACGCGGGCGGCGGACCCGCCGTGTGGCGGGACGTCACCGGACCAGAGGTCATGATTCCGGCCCCGGTGCCGGAGCCGACCGCGGTAAGCACACTGCCGCTCACCGGGGGCCCGCAGCCGGCGCCCGGGCAGCGGAAGGCGCGCGGACGGCGGACGGCACTGATCACGGCCGCCGCGGTGGTGGCGGGGGCGCTGACGCTGACGGGTCTGGTGTGGGCCGTCAGGGACGCGGTGGCCGACCGGTACGGCTCCGGGACGGTCGCCGCAGACGAGTCCGGGTCCGGGCCCTGGTCGACGGCGGACTCGATCGAGTCGACCAGGCCGTCGTCGTCGGTGTCACCGAAGTCACCCCCAGGGCGCCCGTCGGGCGCGAAGGGCGACGGCGGGGCGGCGGTCTCGGCGCCGGTGGCCCACTCCTACCCCCTGCGGAACCTGACCCGGAAGAACTCGCTGAGCCTCGCCGACCCGGACGCCGGCCCGGACGGCCGCAAGGGCGACCTCCGCTTCGACTGCGAGATGACCGGCTGCGAACTGGAGAGCGGCACCAGTGTGCTCGTCCAGATGTTCGGTGCGCACGGCACCACCCTCGACCAGTGCCGTGTCGTCCTGAAGAACGCCAGGAGCCACCGTCTCCCGCTCGCCGGGGCGTCGGCCGGAAGCGAGATCTGTATCAAGCACCCCTCCGGGGACATCGCCCTGTTCGTGATCCAGACGAAGTCCACCGCGATACCGGAGTCCGGCTTCGTCCAGGGAGACCTGACGGTCTGGCGGGCGTCCTAA
- a CDS encoding class I SAM-dependent methyltransferase, translating into MTGTDFLTATRTFYDTIAEDYAGRFADPLADRPLERALLGAFAEQVGPGGTVADLGCGPGAVTAHLAGLGLSVHGLDLSASMVAIARRDFPGLRFEQGSMLDLPMADGTLAGAVSWYSSIHTPDDRLPALLAEFHRVLAPGSRLLLAFQTGEAPLRLDRPWGRPVVLDFLRRRPDRMAELLTDAGLTVRSTTVRERDESLGESAPQAFLLAQKKG; encoded by the coding sequence ATGACCGGTACCGACTTCCTCACCGCCACCCGCACCTTCTACGACACCATCGCCGAGGACTACGCCGGGCGCTTCGCCGACCCGCTCGCCGACAGGCCGCTGGAACGGGCGCTGCTCGGCGCGTTCGCCGAACAAGTCGGCCCCGGCGGCACGGTCGCCGACCTCGGCTGCGGACCCGGCGCGGTCACCGCCCACCTCGCCGGCCTCGGCCTGTCCGTCCACGGCCTGGACCTGTCCGCGTCCATGGTCGCCATCGCCCGCCGCGATTTCCCCGGGCTGCGGTTCGAGCAGGGCTCCATGCTGGACCTCCCCATGGCGGACGGCACGCTGGCCGGGGCCGTCTCCTGGTACTCCAGCATCCACACCCCGGACGACCGACTCCCCGCGCTCCTCGCCGAGTTCCATCGCGTCCTCGCCCCCGGCAGCCGGCTCCTCCTCGCCTTCCAGACCGGCGAGGCACCGCTCCGCCTCGACCGCCCCTGGGGCCGGCCCGTGGTCCTCGACTTCCTCCGGCGCCGACCCGACCGGATGGCCGAGCTGCTCACCGACGCGGGCCTCACCGTCCGCTCCACCACCGTCCGCGAACGGGACGAGTCACTCGGCGAGTCAGCCCCGCAGGCGTTCCTGCTCGCCCAGAAGAAAGGCTGA